The window AATAATTTCCCCATTATCATACGCCTTATTACCATTAATAAAGGTAGTAACTACAGAAGCTGGAAATGTATGCCCTTCAAAAGGAGACCATTTACATTTAGCCAGAATATTTTCTTTTGAAACCGTGTATGCAGTATCAAGGTCTACCAATACACAATCAGCGTGGTAACCTTCTCTAATGAATCCCCTATCTACTATTCTGAATAATTTAGCTACATTATGCGAGGCTTTTTCTACTATCTTTTCTAAGCTTATTTTTCCTTGCTTATAAAACTCAATTAAGGCTAGTAAATTATGCTGAACCAAGGGACCACCCGATGGTGCAGAAAAATATTTATTTTGTTTCTCTTCCAGGGTATGAGGTGCATGATCTGTAGCTAAAACATCAATTTTGTCATCTAATAAAGCCTGAAAGATGGTATCTCTATCATTAGCAGTTTTTACTGCAGGATTCCATTTGATTAAAGTTCCTTTTTCTTTATAATCTTCATCAGAAAACCATAGATGATGCAAGCATGCCTCAGCGGTGATTTTCTTCTGCTCTAATGGAATTGAATTATCGAATAGTTCTGTTTCTTTTCCTGTTGAAATATGGAGTACATGAAGTCGAGAACCATGTTGCTTTGCCAACTTAACCGCTAAAGATGAGGATAAATAGCAAGCTTCCTCCGAACGGATAATAGGGTGCATTTCTATTGGAACATCTTCTCCGTATTGCTCTTTGAATTTTGCTGTATTAGCCCTAATTGTTGCTTCATCTTCACAATGCGTTGCAATCAACATCGGCACTTTTGAAAAGATGTTGTTCAAAGTATCTTCATTATCCACTAACATATTTCCTGTTGAGCTTCCCATGAAAACTTTTACACCACAAACTTTAGAAGCATCAGTTTTGAGTACCTCCTCAATATTATCATTGCTAGCCCCCATAAAGAATGAATAGTTAGCTATTGAATTTTTAGCAGCTATCTGATATTTATCTTCTAATAATTCTTGGGTAAGGGCATTTGGAACCGTATTTGGCATTTCCATGAACGAAGTTATACCTCCAGCTACAGCCGCTCTTGATTCAGTAAAAATATTAGCTTTATGAGTTAAACCAGGCTCTCTAAAATGGACTTGATCATCGATTAATCCAGGTAAAAGATATTTTCCATTTGCATCAATTACTTCATCTGCCTCTTCTGGATTTATTTGTGAAGTAATCTTTTCAAAGCGTCCATTTTTCATCAGCACATCTAACTGCTGAATTCGGCCTTCATTTACTATATTTGCATTGACGATCAGAGTGGTTTTCATAATTCACTAATTTTTCTCTAAATAATTGACTATATGTCGCAATTTACCGCATCCTTCCAAAATTTTAAACTTAATAAACAATTATTAAACGCTATTAAGGATTTAGGCTACGAAAAACCTTCTGAAATCCAAGTAAAAGCCATTCCAAGAATTTTAAATGGACATGATGTTATTGGTATAGCCCAAACAGGAACTGGTAAAACTGCGGCTTTTGTATTGCCTTTAATCATGAAATTAAAATATGCTCAATCTGATGATCCTAGAGCATTGATCTTAGCACCCACTCGAGAGTTAGTGATGCAGGTATATGAAAATATTTTAGAACTGGGGAAATATACTGATTTAAGAACAGTATGTCTATACGGGGGAATTGGTCCTAAAAAACAAGCAGAAGAAGTAGCTCAGGGTTGTGATATTATAGTTGCTACGCCTGGCCGACTATTAGATATTTATAATGCTGGTGTATTGCAAACAAAGCAAATCAAAACCTTTGTTTTAGATGAAGCTGATCGCATGATGGACATGGGATTCATGCCTCAAATTAGGAAAGTGTTGGAGCTTCTACCCATGAAAAAGCAGAATTTATTTTTCTCTGCTACCTTTCCTGAAAAAGTGGAAAAATATGCTCATGAGTTTACCGATTTTCCTGAAAAGGTTGAAGTAACTCCTCAAGCAACAACCTCTGAATTGATCGATCAGTATCTGTATCATGTCCCTAACTTTTTAACCAAAATAAACCTACTTAAATATTTACTGGATCAAGATGAATTCAGCAGAGTATTGATTTTTGTGAGAACCAGAACAAATGCTAATAATGTTTTTCACTTTGTAGAAAGAAAAATAACTAAAGAGGCCAGAGTTATTCATGCCAATAAAGCACAATCCACAAGGATTAATGCCATTAAGGACTTTAAGGAAGGAAATATAAAAGTTTTGGTAAGTACCGATGTAAGTGCCAGAGGTATTGATGTGCAAGAAATTTCTCATGTGATAAACTTTGAAGTACCTAATAAATATGAAGAATATGTTCACCGTATTGGTAGAACTGGAAGAGCTGAACATCAAGGAATTGCCATTAGTTTTGTTGACCCTTCTGATGTTTATCACATTGAAAAAATTGAAGAATTAATTAATCAAAAGATTACGGTTAATAAACTTCCACAGCAAGTGGAGCTAATGGAAACCATGCCTAAAGAACAAAAAGACATGGATCAGGAAATTGATAGACAAAAACATCTTGAAAACCCTGACTTTAAAGGCGCTTTTCATGAAAAGAAGAAGAAAAACTTAAGTGGCAAAGCAAGAGATAAAGCTTTTGGTAATAAACCTAAAGATAAAAGAAGGAGAAAAAGATAACATTGTAATTGAGTAGAATGGTTTATTTATCATGAACGTATAAATCTCAAATAACGAATGGTCACTTTCATTCGTAGCCTATTAAAGTAATTATAAATTGTAAAGACTTTTATTCTTAAATAGATATGAAATTAAATTATAAAGAATTAGGAGATAGCGGACAACCCCTTATAATTTTACACGGTTTATTTGGCTCTTCAGATAATTGGATGACCATCGGGAGAAAGTTATCTGAAAAGTTTAAAGTTTATTTGGTTGACCAAAGAAATCATGGTGATTCTCCACATAATGAAGTTCATAATTATGAAGTGATGGCTTCCGATTTGGCTGAATTTATAAAAGATCATCAAATTGAAAATCCACATATTATAGGCCATTCAATGGGAGGTAAAACGGCTATGCATTTTGCTGTTGAGCATCCCGACCTTTTCGATAAATTGATTATCGTGGATATTGCCCCTAAAGCCTACCCTGTTCATCATGATACTATTTTAGAGGGATTATGCAGTCTGAAATTAGATGAATTGAAATCGAGAGGCGATGCAGATAAGCAGCTTGCAGAATTTGTACCTGAAAAAGGCGTGAGACAGTTCTTATTAAAAAATTTAACTCGTAATCAGGACAAAGAGTTCGAGTGGAAAATAAACTTACCTATTCTAGAAAAAAATATTGAGGTAGTAGGAAAAGGTTTAGAAAAAAGATTGGCTACTGAAAAGGATGTGTTATTTATTGGAGGAAAAAATTCGCATTATATAAAATCAGAAGACTATATTGCTATCAATAACTTCTTCCCTAATGCAAAAATTGAGATGGTTGAAGGTGCTGGGCATTGGATACATGCAGAAAAACCGGAGGAATTTTTAGCCTTGATAGAAGATTTCCTAAAATAATATGTAATACCTTAATATTTTCAAAAATGAAAAAGCTACTGACCGCCTTCTTATTGAGCACCATACCTGGTCTTTTATTGGCACAAAATTCAGATTACAATGCTGAATTAGCCGATTCTTTAGGAGCAGACGACTATGGTATGAAATCTTATACCTTAGTAATGTTAAAAACTGGCGGTGTCAATATTGAAGATAAGGCAAAGGTAGACAGTCTTTTCAGGGGTCATTTGGATAATATCGGAAAGTTAGCCGCTGAAGGTAAAATCGTTGTAGCGGGTCCTTTGGAAAAGAATGAAAACAATTACAGAGGAATATTTATTTTTGATGTATCCGATAAAGAAGAAGTAGCAAAATTACTACTTACAGATCCAGCCATAAAGGAAGATCTATTAGCATATGATTTATATAATTGGTATGGCTCAGCAGCTTTGCCTGTTTATTTAGAAACTCATTCCAAAATAGAAAAAATAAGACCTTAACATATCCTAATTATTCTTTTGAATGCAATTACAATATGCCCTTGAACTTTTAGGTACATTAACATTTGCTATTTCTGGAGCACTGGCTGTAAAAGATAAATCAGAAGACTGGTTTGGTGCTGGCTTTACTGGATTTGTAACCGCTATTGGTGGGGGCACCTTAAGGGATATAATGCTAGGTAGTTATCCATTATCTTGGGTGGGTGATATGAATATAATTTACACCATCTTGGGAGGTGTTTTACTCACTAGTTTCTTCAATAAGTATCTACAAAAATTAAGAAGAACCTTAAGCTTATTCGATTCTATGGGAATTGCATTGTTTACGGTTTCTGGAGTTGAAAAAGCTCTTTCAATGGGTGTAAGATGGGAAATTGCTGCTATTATGGGAATGTTTTCAGCAGTATTTGGAGGTGTAATTCGAGATACATTAGTAAACGAAACGCCAGTTATTTTCAGGAAAGAAATATATGCAAGTGCATGCCTATTAGGAGGCATGCTTTACTTGTTATTAAGCTATTTTGATTTTGACAGAAATCTCAATTTTATTTTATCAGCTTCATTTATAGTATCAGTAAGACTTTTGGCTGTTAAATATCATATCAATTTTCCAAAGATTTAATTATAAAACAATATCTTCAAGTCTCAACTGCTTGGTAAGGTACTCGATCACCTCATTTTCTTCCTCAGAAACTCCATCAGAGGCACTGGCAAATAAGTACATAGTCTCTACCACAAATTCTCTGGAAGTCTCATTTTCACTGAAATAATCTTTCAATGCTGCTAAGAAT is drawn from Marivirga arenosa and contains these coding sequences:
- a CDS encoding dihydroorotase, which encodes MKTTLIVNANIVNEGRIQQLDVLMKNGRFEKITSQINPEEADEVIDANGKYLLPGLIDDQVHFREPGLTHKANIFTESRAAVAGGITSFMEMPNTVPNALTQELLEDKYQIAAKNSIANYSFFMGASNDNIEEVLKTDASKVCGVKVFMGSSTGNMLVDNEDTLNNIFSKVPMLIATHCEDEATIRANTAKFKEQYGEDVPIEMHPIIRSEEACYLSSSLAVKLAKQHGSRLHVLHISTGKETELFDNSIPLEQKKITAEACLHHLWFSDEDYKEKGTLIKWNPAVKTANDRDTIFQALLDDKIDVLATDHAPHTLEEKQNKYFSAPSGGPLVQHNLLALIEFYKQGKISLEKIVEKASHNVAKLFRIVDRGFIREGYHADCVLVDLDTAYTVSKENILAKCKWSPFEGHTFPASVVTTFINGNKAYDNGEIIEAGTGERMLFKNNGI
- a CDS encoding DEAD/DEAH box helicase gives rise to the protein MSQFTASFQNFKLNKQLLNAIKDLGYEKPSEIQVKAIPRILNGHDVIGIAQTGTGKTAAFVLPLIMKLKYAQSDDPRALILAPTRELVMQVYENILELGKYTDLRTVCLYGGIGPKKQAEEVAQGCDIIVATPGRLLDIYNAGVLQTKQIKTFVLDEADRMMDMGFMPQIRKVLELLPMKKQNLFFSATFPEKVEKYAHEFTDFPEKVEVTPQATTSELIDQYLYHVPNFLTKINLLKYLLDQDEFSRVLIFVRTRTNANNVFHFVERKITKEARVIHANKAQSTRINAIKDFKEGNIKVLVSTDVSARGIDVQEISHVINFEVPNKYEEYVHRIGRTGRAEHQGIAISFVDPSDVYHIEKIEELINQKITVNKLPQQVELMETMPKEQKDMDQEIDRQKHLENPDFKGAFHEKKKKNLSGKARDKAFGNKPKDKRRRKR
- a CDS encoding alpha/beta fold hydrolase; the encoded protein is MKLNYKELGDSGQPLIILHGLFGSSDNWMTIGRKLSEKFKVYLVDQRNHGDSPHNEVHNYEVMASDLAEFIKDHQIENPHIIGHSMGGKTAMHFAVEHPDLFDKLIIVDIAPKAYPVHHDTILEGLCSLKLDELKSRGDADKQLAEFVPEKGVRQFLLKNLTRNQDKEFEWKINLPILEKNIEVVGKGLEKRLATEKDVLFIGGKNSHYIKSEDYIAINNFFPNAKIEMVEGAGHWIHAEKPEEFLALIEDFLK
- a CDS encoding YciI family protein, with amino-acid sequence MKKLLTAFLLSTIPGLLLAQNSDYNAELADSLGADDYGMKSYTLVMLKTGGVNIEDKAKVDSLFRGHLDNIGKLAAEGKIVVAGPLEKNENNYRGIFIFDVSDKEEVAKLLLTDPAIKEDLLAYDLYNWYGSAALPVYLETHSKIEKIRP
- a CDS encoding trimeric intracellular cation channel family protein, which codes for MQLQYALELLGTLTFAISGALAVKDKSEDWFGAGFTGFVTAIGGGTLRDIMLGSYPLSWVGDMNIIYTILGGVLLTSFFNKYLQKLRRTLSLFDSMGIALFTVSGVEKALSMGVRWEIAAIMGMFSAVFGGVIRDTLVNETPVIFRKEIYASACLLGGMLYLLLSYFDFDRNLNFILSASFIVSVRLLAVKYHINFPKI